In a single window of the Sulfurimonas sp. hsl 1-7 genome:
- a CDS encoding capsule biosynthesis protein: MQIFDIVGDVAGKNILLFQGPMGDFFNVLDKKFVAHGATTFRIGLNAGDQFFADARHFSPYKGTLHDWKKYIKEYLQSYWIDMIFVFGDCRIYQKQAIEIAKKLGIKVFVFEEGYIRPDFITLEENGVNDNSSLPRECQFYDALGYDETKICNSKNVVHIGNTYKKMAIQAIIYYIVANLFSFRYPHYQHHRNFSSLTEAVYGIKNYFRKNLFKILEYGKEKIYQKKLSKQYYFVALQTFEDFQISHHSDYNSIEEFILEVLESFCIHAPKESYIVFKHHPMDRGKKNYKRLIQNYAEKKGCAQRVKVVYDLHLPTLLKNAIATVTINSTVGISSLYHQTPTICMGRSFYDIEGLTSKGVALDKFWKEYKEVDQELFNKFRCYLIEKTQINGSFYKTL, encoded by the coding sequence TTGCAGATATTTGATATAGTCGGTGACGTAGCAGGAAAAAACATACTTTTATTTCAGGGGCCGATGGGTGATTTCTTTAATGTCCTTGATAAGAAGTTTGTAGCTCATGGTGCTACAACATTTCGCATAGGACTGAATGCCGGAGATCAGTTTTTTGCTGATGCACGACACTTTAGCCCTTATAAAGGGACATTACATGACTGGAAAAAGTACATTAAAGAGTATCTTCAATCTTATTGGATCGATATGATCTTTGTATTTGGCGATTGTCGCATCTATCAAAAACAAGCTATAGAGATCGCAAAAAAACTAGGGATAAAAGTATTTGTTTTTGAAGAGGGATATATTCGTCCAGATTTTATTACTCTGGAAGAAAATGGTGTTAACGATAACTCATCCCTTCCAAGAGAATGTCAGTTTTACGATGCTTTAGGGTATGATGAAACAAAGATCTGTAATAGTAAAAATGTAGTGCATATTGGGAATACATATAAAAAAATGGCTATACAAGCCATTATCTATTATATTGTCGCAAATCTTTTTTCTTTTCGATACCCACATTATCAACATCATAGAAACTTTTCTAGTTTGACTGAAGCTGTATATGGAATAAAAAACTATTTTCGAAAAAACCTCTTTAAAATTTTAGAATACGGTAAAGAAAAAATTTATCAAAAGAAACTTTCAAAGCAGTACTATTTTGTAGCACTACAAACTTTTGAAGATTTTCAGATCTCACACCATTCTGACTATAACTCGATCGAGGAGTTTATTTTAGAGGTGCTAGAGTCTTTTTGTATACATGCTCCAAAGGAGAGTTATATCGTTTTTAAACATCACCCTATGGACCGTGGTAAAAAGAATTACAAAAGACTAATACAAAACTATGCAGAGAAAAAAGGGTGTGCCCAGCGTGTAAAAGTAGTATATGACCTGCATCTGCCAACCTTACTCAAAAATGCGATTGCAACTGTCACGATCAATTCAACTGTCGGGATATCTTCTCTTTATCATCAAACACCAACGATCTGTATGGGAAGAAGTTTTTACGATATAGAGGGGCTTACTTCAAAAGGTGTAGCGCTAGATAAGTTTTGGAAAGAGTATAAAGAGGTTGATCAAGAGCTGTTTAATAAGTTTAGATGTTACCTGATCGAAAAGACTCAGATCAACGGAAGTTTTTATAAAACTTTATAA
- a CDS encoding capsular polysaccharide biosynthesis protein, which yields MIKFSTSIQLIKNTKNFLEIKYYSFLERSFSKIGVFYGWGRKRSGLTAMELAKKSTTFYVLLEDGFIRSLGLGVDASPSFSLVEDDVGIYYDATVPSRLENLLNSYDFSSDLLLLKDARKAIDLIKQYHISKYNNTPDISKDYFTQDTKRVLVIAQTAGDASLEYGMLDSFTTEDMILSAIEENPDAQVYIKLHPDVLSGKKNSDIDPGNIDERCRIITENVNPISLLKYFDKVYTKTSQMGFEALLVGCECVCFGMPFYAGWGITTDKSKCERRTRTLSVEEVFAAAYILYTHYHNPYTNRPSDIFDTIETITTLRKENTMDKKVYFFGFSRWKHGFVRPFFSEYDPKNLYFINPIFSTHLKLALKKGLDKDAHIYFWGRKSFPEIERFAEEKGMKIYRVEDGFIRSVGLGSDLTQPYSQVIDKRGIYFDPTQESDLEYLLQNYDFDNDTELLQRASALKEEIVKNKISKYNSDAVKALNFPKDKTVALVTGQVEDDASIRFGANGMTNLELLQTVKKKYPERYIVFKPHPDVLSGNRVGNIPQEEALNYCDEIVIDVSMASVLEAVEEVHTLTSLTGFEGLVYGKKVYTYGMPFYAGWGLTIDERTCERRRRILTLEQLIAATYLLYPRYISPKTKKLCEAEDVIKELKEQKDALESSVFLRIKFKFYSYLSRISQKLLSLVA from the coding sequence ATGATTAAGTTTTCAACATCAATCCAGCTCATAAAAAACACAAAAAACTTTTTAGAGATCAAGTACTACTCTTTTTTAGAACGCAGCTTTTCTAAAATAGGTGTTTTCTATGGTTGGGGTAGAAAGCGCTCGGGGCTTACAGCTATGGAACTGGCCAAAAAATCTACCACTTTTTATGTACTTTTAGAGGACGGATTCATCCGATCACTCGGTCTTGGAGTAGATGCTTCCCCATCATTTAGTCTTGTGGAAGATGATGTTGGAATTTATTATGATGCTACAGTACCTAGTAGACTTGAAAATCTTTTAAACAGCTATGACTTTTCTAGTGACCTTTTATTGTTGAAAGATGCTCGAAAAGCCATAGACCTTATAAAGCAGTACCATATCTCCAAGTATAACAACACTCCAGATATCTCTAAAGATTATTTTACACAAGACACCAAAAGAGTATTAGTAATTGCTCAAACTGCCGGAGATGCTTCATTAGAGTATGGGATGTTAGATTCTTTTACGACAGAAGATATGATCCTCTCAGCTATAGAAGAGAATCCAGATGCGCAAGTTTACATAAAGCTCCATCCTGATGTACTAAGCGGTAAAAAAAACTCTGACATAGATCCTGGTAATATAGATGAACGTTGTAGAATCATCACCGAAAATGTTAATCCAATTTCACTTTTAAAATATTTCGATAAGGTTTATACAAAAACATCTCAGATGGGTTTTGAAGCATTGTTAGTAGGGTGTGAATGTGTCTGTTTTGGTATGCCGTTTTATGCAGGGTGGGGGATAACCACAGATAAATCAAAATGTGAAAGACGTACAAGAACACTTAGTGTAGAAGAAGTATTTGCAGCAGCCTATATACTCTATACTCATTACCATAATCCATACACAAATAGACCAAGTGACATATTTGATACAATAGAAACAATAACAACTCTTAGAAAAGAGAATACAATGGATAAAAAAGTATACTTCTTTGGTTTTTCAAGATGGAAACACGGATTTGTTCGACCATTTTTTAGTGAATACGATCCGAAAAATCTTTACTTTATAAATCCGATCTTCTCAACGCACCTCAAACTTGCTCTTAAAAAAGGGCTTGATAAAGATGCCCATATATACTTTTGGGGAAGAAAGTCTTTTCCTGAGATCGAGAGGTTCGCCGAAGAGAAAGGTATGAAAATATATCGTGTTGAAGATGGATTTATACGCTCAGTCGGTCTGGGTTCTGATCTGACACAGCCATACTCTCAGGTGATAGATAAAAGGGGCATATACTTTGACCCCACGCAGGAGAGTGATCTGGAATATCTTCTGCAAAATTATGATTTTGATAATGATACAGAGCTATTACAAAGAGCTTCTGCGCTAAAAGAGGAGATTGTCAAAAACAAGATCTCTAAGTATAACTCCGATGCCGTAAAAGCGTTGAATTTTCCAAAAGATAAAACTGTCGCCCTTGTAACGGGACAAGTGGAAGATGATGCTTCGATTAGATTTGGTGCAAACGGGATGACAAACTTGGAACTTTTACAAACGGTGAAGAAAAAATATCCTGAGAGATATATAGTTTTTAAACCACATCCAGATGTTTTAAGCGGTAATAGGGTGGGAAACATTCCCCAAGAAGAAGCCTTGAACTATTGTGATGAGATAGTGATTGACGTTTCAATGGCAAGTGTACTTGAAGCTGTGGAAGAAGTACATACCCTTACATCACTTACAGGTTTTGAGGGGCTTGTATACGGCAAAAAAGTTTACACATACGGTATGCCGTTTTATGCGGGTTGGGGACTAACTATAGATGAGCGTACTTGTGAGCGAAGAAGAAGAATTTTGACGTTAGAGCAACTTATAGCCGCTACTTATTTACTCTATCCAAGGTATATCTCTCCTAAAACAAAAAAGTTATGTGAAGCTGAAGATGTGATAAAAGAGCTTAAAGAGCAAAAAGATGCGTTAGAAAGTTCTGTTTTCTTACGAATTAAATTCAAATTTTATAGTTATTTGAGTAGAATTTCTCAAAAATTACTCTCTTTGGTGGCATAG
- the galE gene encoding UDP-glucose 4-epimerase GalE, with protein sequence MNILVTGGAGYIGSHTCFEMLQENYNIIVYDNLSNSSLEALKRVEKLTGKKIEFIEGDLLDIEKLEEVFQNEKFDAVIHFAGLKAVGESVQKPLKYYDNNVTGTLNLLKLMQNHNVKELVFSSSATVYGVPKELPLTESSPRSTTNPYGTSKLVIEYILEDLAKSDPEWKIISLRYFNPIGAHKSGEIGEDPNGIPNNLLPYISQVAVKLRKNVNVFGNDYDTKDGTGVRDYIHVVDLAMGHVFALKYLKDSQEQGFIPINLGTGNGYSVLEMIKAFEKASKTIIPYQIVERRDGDIAECYADPICAYNKLGWKAQNSLEDMCQDAWNWQKNNPTGYNKK encoded by the coding sequence GTGAATATTTTAGTAACAGGAGGAGCTGGTTATATTGGCTCACATACTTGTTTTGAAATGCTTCAAGAAAATTATAATATTATTGTATATGATAACTTATCAAACAGTAGCTTAGAAGCATTAAAAAGAGTAGAAAAACTAACAGGTAAAAAAATAGAATTTATAGAAGGCGACTTACTTGATATAGAAAAGTTAGAAGAAGTTTTTCAAAATGAAAAATTTGATGCTGTTATTCATTTTGCAGGTTTAAAGGCTGTTGGAGAATCTGTTCAAAAACCACTGAAATATTACGATAATAATGTTACTGGCACATTAAATCTCTTAAAATTAATGCAAAACCACAATGTAAAAGAACTGGTTTTTTCATCATCTGCAACAGTATATGGAGTGCCTAAAGAACTCCCTTTAACTGAAAGTTCTCCACGTTCTACAACTAATCCGTATGGAACTAGTAAGTTGGTTATTGAATATATATTGGAAGATTTAGCAAAGTCTGATCCAGAATGGAAAATAATAAGTTTAAGATATTTTAACCCTATTGGAGCACATAAATCAGGAGAAATAGGAGAAGATCCAAATGGTATACCTAACAATCTTTTACCTTACATTTCTCAAGTTGCAGTAAAACTTAGAAAAAATGTGAATGTTTTTGGAAATGATTATGATACAAAAGATGGTACAGGTGTTCGTGATTATATTCATGTTGTTGACTTAGCAATGGGACATGTATTCGCCCTGAAATATTTGAAAGATAGTCAAGAACAAGGCTTTATACCAATCAACTTAGGAACAGGTAATGGTTATTCTGTTCTAGAAATGATAAAAGCTTTTGAAAAAGCTTCAAAGACAATTATACCTTATCAAATTGTCGAACGAAGAGACGGTGATATAGCAGAATGTTATGCAGACCCAATTTGTGCGTATAACAAACTAGGTTGGAAAGCTCAAAATAGCTTAGAAGATATGTGTCAAGATGCATGGAATTGGCAAAAAAATAATCCTACTGGATATAATAAGAAATAA
- a CDS encoding glycosyltransferase family 2 protein gives MLNPLESFLANSFLKKSNTKVHDLFNLYNVYRNNNDQKAIENLNVYFNKVKLFEITKQINSIPLYIDNLCIKGMSYNEIKEQKLVSIIMTAHNEQTLLPSALSSIIDQTYKNIEIIFVDDASSDNTTEVFENTCRENNFSNYKIISMKKNSGPFITRNVGIKYSTGEYITFHDADDWAHPQRIEEQVKVLEVSDKVASISQLVRIKPNGELFSKHIYPLNRIAMVSLMITRKVLEELGCFYIDLLGADTEYFERIKYFYGTEKVENIKKVLTFAAHRPNSRTTSELTGTPEFGRNPLRERHWQILEDRLFEMVNGYKKYYIGFNESKYEYDIIK, from the coding sequence ATGTTAAACCCCTTGGAATCTTTTTTAGCAAATAGTTTTTTGAAAAAGTCGAATACTAAAGTTCATGATTTGTTTAATCTTTATAATGTTTATAGAAACAACAATGACCAAAAAGCGATAGAGAATTTAAATGTCTATTTTAATAAAGTTAAACTTTTTGAAATTACAAAACAAATAAACTCTATCCCTTTATACATAGATAACTTATGTATTAAGGGCATGAGTTATAATGAAATAAAAGAGCAAAAACTTGTTTCTATAATCATGACAGCACATAATGAACAGACATTATTACCTTCTGCTCTTAGTTCTATTATAGACCAAACATATAAAAATATTGAAATAATTTTTGTAGATGATGCAAGTAGTGATAATACGACAGAAGTATTTGAAAATACTTGTAGGGAAAATAACTTTTCAAATTATAAAATAATTTCTATGAAAAAAAATAGTGGTCCTTTTATAACGCGAAATGTTGGTATAAAATATTCCACTGGTGAATATATTACTTTTCATGATGCTGATGATTGGGCTCATCCACAAAGAATTGAAGAACAAGTGAAAGTTTTAGAAGTAAGTGATAAGGTGGCTTCCATATCTCAACTTGTTCGAATTAAACCAAATGGGGAACTTTTTTCAAAACATATTTATCCATTAAATCGTATTGCTATGGTTTCTTTAATGATAACAAGAAAAGTTTTAGAAGAATTAGGTTGTTTTTATATAGATTTACTTGGTGCAGATACTGAATATTTTGAACGTATAAAATACTTTTACGGAACGGAAAAAGTAGAAAATATTAAAAAAGTACTTACATTTGCAGCACATAGACCAAACTCTCGTACAACTTCTGAACTAACTGGAACACCAGAATTTGGAAGAAATCCTTTAAGAGAAAGACATTGGCAGATTTTAGAAGATAGGCTTTTTGAAATGGTAAATGGTTATAAAAAGTATTATATAGGTTTTAATGAAAGTAAATATGAATATGATATTATTAAGTAA
- a CDS encoding NAD-dependent epimerase/dehydratase family protein, which translates to MKKNILITGGCGFIGTSLIKKLLEKEPNSVIRVVDNFVTGTPADLAEVAEFKQYSVDNITEHQRGVALIEGDIRNAKLMEQVCQGIDGIVHLAANTGVGPSVEDPRLDMECNVIGTFNMLEAARLNGIKGFVFASSGAPAGEVEPPIHEELPPHPVSPYGSSKLAGEGYCSSYSKTFGINTVCLRFGNVYGPGSKHKASVVAKFIKQALDGETCMIYGDGTQTRDFIYIDDLVNAIILGLEKEVGGETFQIATGRESTVGEVAQMIADELKSRGVDMKIENDAPRLGDVARNYSDTTKAKNILGWIPQMTLTTGIDNTIDYFINKDK; encoded by the coding sequence ATGAAAAAAAATATTTTAATTACAGGGGGATGTGGCTTTATTGGTACATCACTTATAAAAAAGTTGTTAGAAAAAGAACCAAATAGTGTTATACGGGTAGTAGATAACTTTGTAACAGGTACACCGGCAGATCTTGCAGAAGTAGCTGAGTTTAAACAATATTCAGTAGATAATATTACGGAACATCAAAGAGGTGTAGCTCTTATAGAAGGAGACATTCGTAATGCAAAGTTAATGGAACAAGTATGTCAAGGCATAGATGGCATAGTACATCTTGCTGCGAATACTGGTGTCGGACCATCTGTAGAAGACCCTAGGCTAGATATGGAATGTAATGTTATAGGTACTTTCAATATGCTCGAAGCAGCAAGATTAAACGGTATAAAAGGTTTTGTTTTCGCATCTTCAGGTGCGCCAGCAGGTGAGGTAGAACCTCCTATACATGAAGAATTACCACCACATCCTGTTTCACCTTACGGATCGAGTAAATTAGCAGGTGAAGGATATTGTTCTTCGTACTCAAAAACATTTGGAATAAATACAGTGTGTTTACGCTTTGGAAATGTATATGGTCCTGGTTCAAAACATAAAGCAAGTGTTGTGGCAAAGTTTATTAAACAAGCTTTAGATGGTGAAACTTGTATGATTTATGGTGATGGAACACAAACTCGTGATTTTATATATATAGACGATTTAGTAAATGCAATAATCCTAGGACTTGAAAAAGAAGTGGGTGGAGAAACTTTTCAAATAGCAACAGGTAGAGAATCTACAGTAGGCGAAGTAGCACAAATGATTGCTGATGAATTAAAGTCTAGAGGTGTAGATATGAAGATCGAAAATGATGCTCCTAGACTTGGAGATGTAGCTCGTAACTATTCAGATACGACAAAAGCAAAAAATATCTTAGGCTGGATTCCTCAAATGACATTGACTACAGGTATAGATAATACTATTGATTACTTTATAAACAAGGATAAGTAA
- a CDS encoding glycosyltransferase produces the protein MEKFLFFSGRPLGTQGTLGTYKLIDAVAKSHPHLVVAQRPLDGQLCVKEQFNFQYLKLNKVNIDSILSLSQQFQAFNPDIIWIFNHPNWFEFAKVLRLIFPQKKIILDIQTPLLIEGQHQKYILSEGQQQSIHIDAIFTLDKNSALSWLPNFTKPIFEYPLGIDTDVFLNNIDNKNVLQESKKYVYIGAVHPKRKIDIMVHGFIDYIQETRSKDTLDIYGGGPLLDEIKKIVKIRDAEKFVNIRGLVEHSRLALEVSNFDVGIAWVPKETFNDSPSLKVFEYFLANLSVIATNTNAHLKLKKEDNYNLFYSSDTREGLKNSLIDLQDKELAENEKKTNYQIVLKRSYENIFQTSILPYIKKINVVKKELKLNIVILINSLAVGKGGAERVAMELADEMSIRGHNVSIHYLGNIRELPAYRSKHGVKELAYSQLNLMKNRLRFINPDVYFCFYFNRQLINYYKQCYNLNVPFGMQECTNPDRLISNNWRLDGKIVQKPLALWERELIGARASRIRLVMPSYRDSFNDFIKPQVRAFSNPSRKMDTLDTNIVKENVILSINGFKANKNLITLVKAFATIADTYPNWKIIDIGKQPDMNQKHVREIFDCIEKEGLSDRVLVLGPQDNVDSFFAKSSIHVIASLSEGCPTVILEAMAHGVPSIGFDDCPGTNELISDMFNGLLANSEDRVAGLAKVLGKLIEDEDLRTQLGEECLVDSKRFVPENIYDQWEKLFFDMAEYKNDPERLFREQMDIDPEKALHAKNMIKTLIGA, from the coding sequence ATGGAAAAATTTTTATTTTTTTCAGGTAGACCATTAGGGACACAAGGAACTTTAGGTACATATAAACTGATTGATGCTGTGGCAAAAAGCCATCCTCACTTAGTAGTAGCTCAGCGTCCTCTAGATGGACAGCTTTGTGTGAAAGAACAATTTAACTTTCAATATTTAAAGCTTAATAAAGTAAATATTGATTCTATTTTGTCTTTAAGTCAGCAGTTTCAAGCTTTTAATCCTGATATAATCTGGATTTTTAATCATCCCAATTGGTTTGAATTTGCCAAAGTTTTGAGATTGATTTTTCCTCAGAAAAAAATCATTTTAGATATACAAACTCCTTTGTTAATCGAAGGGCAGCATCAAAAATATATTTTATCTGAAGGACAACAACAATCTATACATATAGATGCTATATTTACATTAGATAAAAATTCAGCACTTAGTTGGTTACCTAATTTTACTAAGCCAATTTTTGAATATCCATTAGGTATTGATACAGATGTATTTCTCAATAATATTGATAATAAAAATGTTCTTCAGGAATCAAAGAAATATGTTTATATTGGTGCTGTACATCCTAAAAGAAAAATTGATATTATGGTTCATGGATTTATTGACTATATTCAAGAGACTCGTTCTAAGGATACTTTAGATATTTATGGAGGAGGTCCGTTACTTGATGAAATTAAAAAAATCGTTAAAATAAGGGATGCTGAAAAGTTCGTAAATATTAGAGGTTTGGTTGAACATAGTAGGTTGGCTTTAGAAGTATCAAATTTTGATGTAGGAATAGCTTGGGTTCCAAAAGAAACATTTAATGATTCTCCATCTTTAAAAGTATTTGAATATTTTTTGGCAAACTTATCGGTTATAGCAACTAATACTAATGCTCATTTAAAATTAAAAAAAGAAGATAATTATAATTTGTTTTATAGTTCAGATACAAGAGAAGGGCTAAAGAATAGTTTAATAGACTTACAAGATAAGGAATTAGCTGAAAATGAGAAAAAAACAAACTATCAAATTGTTCTTAAAAGAAGTTATGAAAATATTTTTCAAACATCTATTTTACCATATATAAAAAAAATTAATGTAGTAAAAAAAGAATTGAAATTAAATATTGTGATTTTAATAAATAGTTTAGCAGTAGGAAAAGGTGGTGCTGAAAGAGTTGCAATGGAACTAGCTGATGAAATGTCTATACGAGGGCATAATGTCTCAATTCATTATTTAGGTAATATTAGAGAATTACCAGCTTATCGTTCAAAACATGGTGTAAAGGAATTAGCATATTCACAATTAAACTTGATGAAAAATAGATTACGATTTATAAATCCTGATGTATATTTTTGTTTTTATTTTAATAGGCAACTTATAAATTATTATAAACAATGTTATAACTTAAATGTACCATTTGGTATGCAAGAATGTACAAATCCTGACAGATTGATTAGTAATAATTGGCGTTTAGATGGGAAAATTGTTCAAAAGCCATTGGCTTTATGGGAACGAGAACTTATTGGAGCAAGAGCATCAAGAATAAGGCTCGTTATGCCAAGTTATAGGGATTCATTTAATGATTTTATAAAGCCACAAGTAAGAGCATTTTCTAATCCTTCACGAAAAATGGATACTTTGGATACGAATATTGTTAAAGAAAATGTTATTTTGTCAATAAATGGATTTAAAGCTAATAAAAATTTAATAACATTAGTAAAAGCTTTTGCTACTATTGCAGATACTTATCCGAATTGGAAAATTATCGATATAGGGAAACAACCAGATATGAATCAGAAGCATGTACGGGAAATATTTGATTGTATTGAGAAAGAAGGATTGTCTGATAGAGTATTAGTTTTAGGACCACAGGACAATGTAGATTCTTTTTTTGCAAAGTCCAGTATTCATGTTATTGCTTCTTTGAGTGAAGGATGTCCTACGGTAATTTTAGAAGCAATGGCTCATGGTGTTCCAAGTATAGGATTTGATGACTGTCCAGGAACAAATGAACTAATAAGTGATATGTTTAATGGGTTGCTAGCAAATTCTGAAGATCGAGTGGCAGGATTGGCAAAGGTGCTTGGCAAATTAATAGAAGATGAAGATTTAAGAACGCAGTTAGGTGAAGAGTGTTTAGTGGATTCCAAACGATTTGTCCCTGAAAATATTTACGATCAGTGGGAAAAATTGTTTTTTGATATGGCTGAATATAAAAATGATCCAGAACGTTTATTTAGAGAACAAATGGATATTGACCCAGAAAAAGCATTACATGCGAAAAATATGATAAAAACTTTAATTGGAGCTTAA
- a CDS encoding glycosyltransferase has protein sequence MIEKESNVMKKQHTTMASLQREVNRYSDEKFLIPEKDKNSSLKFGLIADERLYRGLEYEGDMHFLTEENWYYTIKYNKLDFILVESSLETVTGDWSMALTDPTFESTELYKLLQVAKEQNIPTVYWFTLDHEYHELFSPVAKYFDHVFCADPRETIKLQQIGINAYTLLPAVQPSIYNRINEYGGKESKRIPGVCDGLVDILQTWDKYHELYKDLLGFGVKFFDSRNQIWKSKINDLEITSENLLSTISFESRLSLLKKANLYIDFSNRITSRTASVWNVMEAAACRLPVIIYGKVEEDILKTFTHYEVIDNFFLIELMRHQKDELYRERAAQKAWREVISKHTFSNRMQTICQKLNIEHDWVEWPSTVFMITLESLESFEKVKQELFNEYSISIESCIIDSENYGEFQLKQIKPFDHSIYIPKECENSLNIQKYLDKYYNELIRYMKNVDNKNIILDELLQQRLKKVVNV, from the coding sequence ATGATTGAAAAAGAGAGTAACGTTATGAAAAAACAGCATACTACTATGGCTAGTTTACAAAGAGAAGTAAATAGGTATAGTGATGAGAAATTTTTGATACCAGAAAAAGATAAAAACTCATCTTTAAAATTTGGTTTGATAGCTGATGAACGACTATATCGTGGGTTAGAGTATGAAGGTGATATGCACTTTTTAACTGAAGAGAATTGGTATTACACTATAAAGTATAATAAATTAGACTTTATTTTGGTCGAATCTTCTCTAGAAACTGTGACAGGTGACTGGTCTATGGCACTTACAGATCCTACTTTTGAAAGTACAGAACTTTATAAATTACTTCAAGTAGCTAAAGAGCAAAATATTCCTACTGTCTATTGGTTTACTCTAGACCATGAGTATCATGAACTTTTTAGTCCTGTAGCAAAATATTTTGATCATGTTTTTTGTGCAGATCCAAGAGAAACAATCAAGCTTCAACAGATTGGTATAAATGCTTATACTCTATTACCTGCTGTGCAACCTTCAATTTATAATAGAATCAATGAGTACGGAGGAAAAGAAAGTAAACGCATTCCTGGTGTATGTGATGGATTAGTAGATATTTTACAAACATGGGATAAATACCATGAACTTTACAAAGATTTATTGGGATTTGGAGTAAAGTTTTTTGATTCAAGAAATCAAATATGGAAATCTAAAATAAATGATTTAGAGATTACATCTGAAAACTTACTTTCTACAATTTCGTTTGAATCAAGATTATCTTTATTAAAAAAAGCAAATTTGTATATTGACTTTTCAAACAGAATAACATCAAGAACAGCTAGCGTGTGGAATGTGATGGAAGCAGCAGCTTGTCGTTTACCTGTCATAATATATGGAAAAGTAGAAGAAGATATTTTAAAAACATTTACTCATTATGAAGTTATTGATAATTTTTTCTTGATAGAGTTGATGAGACATCAAAAAGATGAACTTTATAGAGAAAGAGCAGCACAAAAAGCATGGAGGGAAGTAATAAGTAAACATACATTCTCTAATCGTATGCAAACCATTTGTCAAAAACTCAATATTGAACACGATTGGGTTGAATGGCCTTCTACAGTATTTATGATAACTTTAGAGTCTTTAGAGTCTTTTGAAAAAGTAAAGCAGGAGTTATTTAATGAATATTCTATTTCAATTGAAAGTTGTATCATTGATAGTGAAAATTATGGAGAATTTCAGTTGAAACAAATAAAACCTTTTGATCATTCTATATATATCCCAAAAGAATGTGAAAACAGTTTAAATATACAGAAATATTTAGATAAGTATTATAATGAACTAATACGTTATATGAAAAATGTAGATAATAAAAATATCATACTTGATGAGCTTTTACAACAAAGATTAAAAAAGGTAGTGAATGTATAA